A portion of the Chromobacterium sp. IIBBL 290-4 genome contains these proteins:
- a CDS encoding MBL fold metallo-hydrolase, whose product MLLDLLRWPLPSYRPDSSQDHHGPDGYRNLYPFKQPRFVDLARWNWQRRRLRVEHRLQDIRRAQPDVAALEANRSRPSYTWIGHASGLIQLAGMNLLLDPVWSQRASPLQWMGPKRLTPPAMRLDDLPRIDAVMVTHNHYDHLDFHTLRRLAAQPGGSPMFFAPLGVGRTLRRAGAPAERIVELDWWQRHRLGDLEVTLTPAQHWSKRWAWGDRNRVLWGGFAVKGDGVQLWYPGDTGYHPELFARIAEHLGEVSLALLPIGAYQPRWFLSPQHIDPNEAVEIFRILRPKRALAVHWGTFVLTDEPLHQPPLDLADALRRKGIDAADFSVPALGETVWLDEPGHPIKAVPDQMPGK is encoded by the coding sequence ATGTTGCTTGATCTATTGCGTTGGCCGCTGCCAAGTTATCGCCCTGACTCCTCTCAAGACCACCATGGTCCAGACGGTTATCGGAATCTCTATCCTTTCAAACAGCCGCGTTTCGTCGATCTGGCGCGTTGGAATTGGCAGCGAAGACGGCTGCGGGTGGAGCACCGCCTGCAGGATATCCGCCGCGCCCAGCCCGATGTCGCCGCCTTGGAGGCCAATCGCAGCCGGCCATCCTATACCTGGATTGGCCACGCGAGCGGGCTGATCCAGCTTGCCGGTATGAATTTGCTATTGGATCCAGTGTGGTCGCAGCGAGCCTCTCCGCTGCAATGGATGGGGCCGAAGCGCTTGACGCCGCCGGCCATGCGTTTGGATGATTTGCCGCGCATCGACGCGGTGATGGTGACGCACAACCATTACGACCATCTGGATTTCCACACCTTGCGCCGCTTGGCGGCGCAGCCGGGTGGCTCACCGATGTTCTTCGCGCCGCTGGGCGTGGGAAGAACCTTGCGGCGGGCGGGCGCGCCGGCGGAACGCATCGTTGAGCTGGACTGGTGGCAGCGCCATAGGCTGGGCGATCTGGAAGTGACGCTGACGCCGGCCCAGCATTGGAGCAAGCGCTGGGCCTGGGGCGACCGCAACCGCGTCTTATGGGGCGGGTTTGCCGTAAAGGGCGATGGCGTGCAGCTTTGGTATCCGGGCGATACCGGTTATCATCCAGAGCTTTTCGCGCGCATCGCCGAACATTTGGGCGAAGTCAGCCTGGCGCTGTTGCCCATAGGCGCGTATCAGCCGCGCTGGTTCCTGTCCCCGCAGCATATCGATCCGAACGAGGCGGTGGAGATTTTCCGCATTCTGCGGCCCAAGCGAGCCCTGGCGGTGCATTGGGGCACGTTTGTCCTGACTGACGAACCGCTGCATCAGCCGCCCTTGGACTTGGCGGATGCGCTGCGCCGTAAGGGCATCGATGCCGCCGATTTCAGCGTGCCAGCCCTGGGTGAAACGGTCTGGCTGGATGAGCCAGGCCATCCGATAAAAGCCGTACCGGATCAAATGCCAGGCAAATGA
- the argS gene encoding arginine--tRNA ligase, translated as MTIHQLINERVQAALAAAGAPDAPAVVQPASKPEFGDYQANGVMGAAKALKTNPRALAEKVIAALDLAGIADKVEIAGPGFINIHLAPEYLARRSEAALKDDKLGIAPVQAQRVMVEYSSPNLAKEMHVGHLRSSIIGDALARVMEYVGHDVVRANHVGDWGTQFGMLVAYLVETSHAGDADLQLSDLETFYRNAKVRFDESEDFANTARDYVVKLQGGDQEVLKLWRQFVDVSLKHCEEVYETLNVGLKREHVRGESSYNDDLPVIVNELRAAGLLTESDGAQVVFLEEFRTQEDKPMGVIVQKKDGGFIYTTTDIGAVRYRHRELKLDRVIYVVDARQSQHFAQMFTICRKAGFAPEAMKLEHVGFGVMMGDDGKPFKTRSGGTVKLIELLHEAQERAYALVSEKNPDLAEEQKREIANAVGIGAVKYADLSKNRMSDYIFNWDTMLAFEGNTAPYLQYAYTRVQSVFRKAEDYDANAKIVITEPAEKQLAAALAQFEDTLNAVVEGCYPHYLSQYLYQIATLFSRFYEACPILKSEGEVRASRLQLAALTAKTLRAGLDLLGIKVLESM; from the coding sequence ATGACGATTCATCAACTGATCAATGAACGGGTACAGGCGGCGCTGGCGGCAGCTGGCGCGCCTGACGCGCCTGCCGTGGTCCAGCCGGCTTCCAAGCCGGAATTCGGCGACTACCAGGCCAACGGTGTAATGGGCGCCGCCAAAGCGCTGAAAACCAATCCGCGCGCGCTGGCCGAAAAAGTCATCGCCGCGCTGGATCTTGCCGGCATCGCCGACAAGGTGGAAATCGCCGGTCCGGGTTTCATCAATATTCATCTAGCCCCTGAATATCTGGCCCGACGAAGCGAAGCCGCCCTGAAAGACGACAAGCTGGGCATCGCGCCTGTCCAAGCGCAGCGCGTGATGGTGGAGTATTCCTCGCCCAATCTGGCCAAGGAAATGCACGTCGGCCATCTGCGTTCGTCCATCATCGGCGACGCGCTGGCGCGGGTGATGGAATACGTCGGCCACGACGTGGTCCGCGCCAACCACGTCGGCGACTGGGGCACCCAGTTCGGCATGCTGGTGGCCTATCTGGTGGAAACCAGCCACGCCGGCGACGCCGATCTGCAGCTGTCCGATCTGGAAACCTTCTATCGCAACGCCAAGGTCCGCTTCGACGAAAGCGAAGACTTCGCCAACACCGCGCGCGATTACGTGGTGAAGCTGCAAGGCGGCGACCAGGAAGTGCTGAAGCTGTGGCGCCAGTTCGTCGACGTGTCGTTGAAGCATTGCGAAGAAGTGTACGAGACGCTGAACGTCGGCCTGAAGCGCGAGCACGTGCGCGGCGAATCGTCTTACAACGATGACCTGCCGGTGATCGTCAACGAACTGCGCGCGGCCGGCCTGCTCACCGAGAGTGACGGCGCCCAAGTGGTGTTCCTGGAAGAATTCCGCACCCAAGAAGACAAGCCGATGGGCGTGATCGTCCAGAAGAAGGACGGCGGCTTCATCTACACCACCACCGACATCGGCGCGGTGCGCTACCGCCACCGCGAGCTGAAGCTGGACCGCGTGATCTACGTGGTGGACGCGCGCCAGAGCCAGCACTTCGCCCAGATGTTCACCATCTGCCGCAAGGCCGGCTTCGCGCCGGAAGCGATGAAGCTGGAGCACGTCGGTTTCGGCGTGATGATGGGCGACGACGGCAAGCCGTTCAAGACCCGTTCCGGCGGCACGGTCAAGCTGATCGAGCTGCTGCACGAGGCGCAAGAGCGCGCTTACGCGCTGGTGTCGGAAAAGAACCCGGATCTGGCCGAAGAGCAGAAGCGTGAAATCGCCAACGCGGTCGGCATCGGCGCGGTGAAGTACGCCGACCTGTCCAAGAACCGGATGAGCGACTACATCTTCAACTGGGACACCATGCTGGCCTTCGAAGGCAACACCGCTCCGTATCTGCAGTACGCGTACACCCGCGTGCAGAGCGTGTTCCGCAAGGCCGAGGACTACGACGCCAACGCCAAGATCGTCATCACCGAGCCGGCCGAGAAGCAACTGGCCGCCGCGCTGGCGCAGTTCGAAGATACGCTGAACGCCGTGGTGGAAGGCTGCTACCCGCACTATCTGTCGCAATACCTGTACCAGATCGCCACGTTGTTCTCGCGCTTCTACGAAGCCTGCCCTATCCTCAAGAGCGAGGGCGAAGTCCGCGCCAGCCGTCTGCAACTGGCCGCGCTGACCGCCAAGACGCTGCGTGCCGGCCTGGACCTGCTGGGCATCAAGGTGCTGGAGTCGATGTAA
- a CDS encoding PhoPQ-activated protein PqaA family protein, whose translation MNVSLSVFARRAGVALCLLFSTLSQAGLALEPGDPQTVQQYLRQAKASQQAANLLGESEEDGVKVLSYGFVSQRWPGQGSTLSSDAPQWEHELKLALPSGRKPGSPVLLYISGGINHAEKGPQPPRDALPLAELARGLGIAVAELYYTPNQNLQLDGRAAGREDALVAYSWRKSVDQPEADRFSSLHLPMTQATVAAMDVIQAGLPDARAFVLSGSSKRGWTSWLAGLNDQRVQAIVPVVADFWNVRANFAHVYNSYGKQWPLALRDYAKNRLTDDVLKGGPGLDALLRFEDVVNYPDSMSRLQKYMVSAAGDDFAVPDSGWSYLPAMKGPMQLRYLPNQSHYVGRAQVSEALRQFMGRWLAGKPLPEASVQGDEGNGRISVSTREPVVRAKLWLARNPDSRDFRFRSGIRYQEQPIEGQCQQGECRFEFTPDASQPGWQAYFIEFEGKDFTWTTPPLIWPKRYPDGSSVPFGAPRLQLGG comes from the coding sequence ATGAATGTCTCGCTATCCGTCTTTGCGCGCCGCGCCGGCGTCGCGCTTTGCCTGTTGTTTTCTACTCTCTCGCAGGCGGGGCTGGCCCTGGAGCCAGGCGATCCGCAAACTGTGCAGCAGTATCTGCGGCAGGCCAAAGCCAGCCAGCAAGCGGCCAATTTGCTCGGCGAAAGCGAGGAAGACGGCGTAAAGGTGCTCAGCTATGGCTTCGTGTCGCAGCGCTGGCCTGGCCAGGGCAGCACGCTGAGCAGCGATGCGCCGCAGTGGGAGCATGAATTGAAGCTGGCGCTGCCGTCGGGCCGCAAGCCGGGTTCGCCGGTATTGCTCTATATCAGCGGCGGCATCAACCATGCCGAGAAGGGGCCGCAGCCGCCGCGGGACGCGCTGCCGCTGGCGGAGTTGGCCCGCGGACTGGGCATCGCGGTGGCGGAACTGTATTACACGCCCAACCAGAATCTGCAGCTGGACGGGCGGGCCGCCGGCCGCGAGGATGCGCTGGTCGCCTATAGCTGGCGCAAGAGCGTGGACCAGCCGGAGGCCGACCGCTTCAGCTCGCTGCACCTGCCGATGACCCAGGCCACCGTGGCTGCGATGGATGTGATCCAGGCCGGCCTGCCGGATGCGCGCGCCTTCGTGTTGTCAGGCAGCTCCAAACGCGGCTGGACCAGCTGGCTGGCGGGGCTGAACGACCAGCGGGTGCAGGCCATCGTGCCGGTGGTCGCGGATTTCTGGAACGTGCGCGCCAACTTCGCCCACGTGTACAACAGCTACGGCAAGCAATGGCCGCTGGCGCTGCGCGATTACGCCAAGAACCGCCTCACCGACGATGTGCTCAAGGGGGGCCCAGGCCTCGATGCCTTGCTGCGTTTTGAAGATGTGGTCAACTATCCGGATAGCATGTCGCGCTTGCAAAAGTATATGGTTTCGGCTGCCGGCGACGATTTCGCGGTGCCGGATTCCGGCTGGAGTTATTTGCCGGCGATGAAGGGCCCGATGCAACTGCGTTATCTGCCCAATCAGTCGCATTATGTGGGCCGCGCGCAAGTGAGCGAGGCGCTGCGCCAGTTCATGGGGCGTTGGCTGGCGGGCAAGCCTTTGCCAGAGGCCAGCGTGCAAGGGGATGAGGGCAACGGCCGGATCAGCGTCAGCACCCGGGAGCCGGTGGTCCGCGCCAAGCTGTGGCTGGCGCGCAATCCGGATAGCCGCGATTTCCGCTTCCGTTCCGGCATCCGCTACCAGGAGCAGCCGATCGAGGGTCAGTGCCAGCAGGGCGAGTGCCGCTTCGAATTCACGCCGGACGCGTCGCAGCCGGGCTGGCAGGCTTATTTCATCGAGTTCGAGGGCAAGGACTTCACCTGGACTACGCCGCCATTGATATGGCCCAAGCGTTACCCGGACGGCTCAAGCGTGCCTTTCGGCGCGCCTCGCTTGCAACTGGGTGGCTAA
- a CDS encoding HugZ family protein — MKPDLAIRLLHQCRHATLATQSQQYPGYPYASAIQYICDERQRPIFVASALAEHSKNLQADPHISLSFLAPGDEAAQSAERMTILGEVERFDASASLRERLLRYIPEAEEWLALDFMFFRLQPKRLRLIAGLGKMGWIDEGAWMELPALALDRESALLEEAQPALPASIRLLGCDYFGADLLDKGHYRRADWEEAASDHAQIRECLLRLA, encoded by the coding sequence ATGAAACCCGACCTCGCCATCCGCCTGCTACATCAATGCCGACACGCCACCCTCGCCACGCAGTCGCAGCAATATCCCGGCTATCCTTACGCCAGCGCCATTCAATATATCTGCGACGAGCGCCAGCGCCCGATTTTCGTGGCCAGCGCCCTGGCCGAGCACAGCAAGAATCTGCAGGCCGATCCGCACATCAGCTTGTCTTTTCTCGCGCCAGGAGACGAGGCAGCCCAATCAGCCGAGCGGATGACGATTCTAGGCGAGGTCGAACGCTTTGATGCCTCGGCCTCGCTGCGAGAACGCTTGCTGCGTTATATCCCGGAAGCCGAGGAATGGCTGGCGCTGGATTTCATGTTCTTCCGCCTGCAGCCCAAACGGCTGCGCTTGATCGCCGGCTTGGGCAAGATGGGCTGGATAGACGAAGGCGCCTGGATGGAATTGCCTGCGCTAGCGCTGGATAGGGAATCGGCGCTGCTAGAAGAGGCGCAGCCTGCATTGCCGGCATCCATCCGACTGCTGGGCTGCGACTATTTCGGCGCCGACCTGCTGGACAAAGGCCATTACCGCCGCGCGGACTGGGAGGAAGCGGCAAGCGATCACGCCCAAATCCGAGAATGCTTGCTGCGGCTTGCCTGA
- a CDS encoding protease pro-enzyme activation domain-containing protein — MQAKYSPILLLIGSAIGLHAHAAGNWTPTNTLAHPVQQLISGALDNGELAGGELVHVAISLALRNKPQLDSLTDGIQAGLSQPITDAQFMAQYAPTAAQVQQVVSHLQQNGFRNIVVSPNNMMVTADGSAATVNSAFQTKLRRYNVNGRLAYANVSNAQVPSSLAGIVLAVHGLQTAHQFHAAFHAQAVAKATTGIVAHKPTDFPAIYNASSLAAAKNSVAGIIAEGSLNQTVADLNSFAKSAGFAAPSVAIVNAGTPTSDTSGIVEWNLDSQTILAASGGALKQLQFYVAPSMNNSDIAAAINAAVSANSAKVINVSLGECELSAQYSGMTASVDQMLQAAIAHGQTFSVSSGDSGSYECGGGTAYQSYPAVSPYVVAVGGTTLTTSGTTVYSSEKTWSGGGGGPSYTEAAPSWQTSAGVLTTSKTKRGVPDIAFDADPNSGELVLVQGSTYQVGGTSLAAPLFTGFWSRIQSANANKLVSPNPAIYKYFKANASLYHDVSSGNNGAFKAASGWDYTTGWGSLNVANLNAFVAKTAGF, encoded by the coding sequence ATGCAGGCAAAATATTCACCCATTCTGCTGCTGATCGGCAGCGCGATTGGCCTTCACGCGCACGCCGCAGGCAACTGGACGCCCACCAATACCCTGGCGCATCCGGTCCAGCAATTGATCTCCGGAGCGTTGGATAACGGCGAGCTAGCTGGCGGCGAGCTGGTTCATGTAGCCATCAGCCTGGCCCTGCGCAACAAGCCTCAACTAGATAGCCTCACCGACGGCATTCAAGCGGGATTGAGCCAGCCGATCACCGACGCGCAGTTCATGGCGCAATACGCGCCCACTGCAGCGCAAGTCCAACAAGTGGTCAGCCATCTGCAACAGAACGGTTTCCGCAATATCGTCGTCTCGCCCAATAATATGATGGTGACCGCGGACGGCAGCGCAGCCACCGTCAACAGCGCCTTCCAGACCAAACTGCGCCGCTACAACGTCAATGGGCGGCTGGCCTATGCCAATGTATCGAATGCCCAGGTGCCCTCCAGCCTTGCCGGCATTGTGCTGGCGGTGCATGGTTTGCAGACCGCGCACCAATTCCATGCCGCCTTCCACGCACAAGCCGTGGCCAAAGCCACCACCGGCATCGTCGCGCACAAGCCCACCGATTTCCCAGCCATCTATAACGCCTCCAGCCTGGCGGCCGCCAAGAACAGCGTGGCCGGCATCATCGCCGAAGGCAGCCTGAACCAGACGGTGGCGGATCTGAACAGTTTCGCCAAGAGCGCCGGCTTCGCCGCGCCCAGCGTCGCCATCGTCAACGCCGGCACGCCGACCTCGGACACTTCGGGCATCGTCGAGTGGAATCTGGACAGCCAGACCATTCTGGCGGCCAGCGGCGGCGCGCTCAAACAACTGCAGTTTTACGTCGCGCCCTCGATGAACAATAGCGATATCGCCGCCGCCATCAACGCGGCCGTTTCGGCCAACAGCGCCAAGGTGATCAATGTTTCGCTCGGCGAGTGCGAACTGAGCGCGCAGTATTCGGGCATGACAGCCAGCGTGGACCAGATGCTGCAAGCCGCCATCGCCCACGGCCAGACCTTTTCGGTCTCCAGCGGCGACTCGGGCTCTTATGAGTGCGGCGGCGGCACCGCTTATCAAAGTTATCCGGCGGTTTCGCCTTATGTCGTAGCCGTGGGCGGCACCACGCTCACCACCAGCGGCACCACTGTCTACAGCAGCGAGAAAACCTGGAGCGGCGGCGGCGGCGGGCCGAGCTACACCGAGGCGGCTCCCTCCTGGCAAACAAGCGCCGGCGTGCTGACCACCTCTAAAACCAAACGCGGCGTGCCGGATATCGCCTTCGATGCCGACCCGAACAGCGGCGAGCTGGTGCTGGTGCAAGGCAGCACTTATCAAGTGGGCGGCACCAGCCTGGCCGCTCCCTTGTTTACCGGCTTCTGGAGCCGCATCCAATCGGCCAACGCCAACAAGCTGGTTTCACCCAATCCCGCCATCTACAAGTACTTCAAGGCGAACGCCTCGCTGTACCACGATGTCAGCAGCGGCAACAACGGCGCCTTCAAGGCCGCCTCCGGCTGGGACTACACCACTGGCTGGGGCAGCCTGAACGTGGCCAATCTCAACGCCTTCGTCGCCAAAACTGCGGGCTTCTAA